Genomic window (Spirosoma sp. KCTC 42546):
GTGGTAGCAGTTCATCCGACAACTATGTTCCAAAACCTAAGGGTTTTCCACGTTTGGACTTACCTACGCCGAGCTACACACTCATTGATCCCACGCACCCGTATCAGTTCGAGTACAACAAAATCGCCCGGATTTTACCGGATACATTCGCCAGAGCAGAACGTGACTGGATTTTTATCAATTACCCAACCTTTCATGCCAGTGTTCAACTAACCTATAAGCCGATTCACAACGATGTGAACCGACTGCGGGCCATGCTCGAAGACTCCTACAAACTGGCTGCCCGTCATAATATAAAAGCCTATGCAATTGAACAGCGGAAACTCCGCTTAAAGTCGGGTCTGGAAGCGAGTGTTATTGATTTATCGGGCGAGGTTCCCAGTCAGGTTCAGTTCGTCACGACGGACTCAACAACCCATTTTCTACGCGGAGCACTGTATTTTAACACGGCGACTGAAAATGACTCGTTGCAACCGGTTATTCAATACATTCGCAAAGACATTCTGCATTTGTTGAATACCCTAAAATGGAAAAAGTAAATAAATTGATAATGAACGAATTACGGTTTACGATTTATTGGACAATCCTCCTGGCTTTGTTTACGCTTTCAACTGCTAACGCACAGACCAAAAAGCCTGCGGTTAAGCCAATACACAAACCGGCGGCTGTAGCTATCAAAGCGCCTGGTCAGCTTATTTATGAACAAAATTGCCTAACCTGTCATCAGGCAAACGGCTCTGGCGTACCCAACCTGAACCCGCCCTTACGCGGTACAGACTGGGTATTAGGCGATAAAACCCGGCTTATTAATGTAGTGCTGAAAGGATTGCAGGGGCAGGAAATTGAAGGAGATATGTATGACAACGCCATGCCCGCCCACGATTTTCTGACAGACATACAAATCGCGGATGTGCTGACTTATATACGAAGCAATTTTGGCAACAGAGCCGATGCCGTTACAACCGATGAGGTAAAAAGCGCTCGCGGGAAATAGAATTTTCAGTTGAATTTAAAAATTATGTTTGAATGACACCCACCGAAAACGGCTTTGTGATTGGTGCGTGGTTAGCAGCAGCAATTCCTTCCGAAAGAATTTGTCGGGTTTGAAGCGGGTCTATAATGGCATCGACCCAGAGCCGGGCGGCTGCATAATAAGGAGATAGCTGTGCGTTGTATTGATCCGTGATTTTGGTCAATTGGGCTTGTTCCTCCTCCAACGTCATAGGCTGGCCCTTCGCTTTTTGAGCAGCCACCTGAATCTGAAGTAGGGTCTTGGCAGCAGAAGCGCCACTCATTACGGCCATTTGTGCCGTAGGCCAGGCTAGCATCAAGCGTGGATCATAGGCTTTTCCACACATAGCGTAATTACCTGCGCCATAACTATTTCCTACAACGACGGTAAATTTCGGAACGACGGAATTGGCCATTGCACTAACCATTTTGGCACCATCCTTAATAATACCGCCCTGTTCAGCACGGCTACCTACCATAAAGCCCGAGACATCCTGTAAAAACACGAGCGGAATCCGTTTCTGATTGCAGTTCATAATAAACCGGGCGGCT
Coding sequences:
- the gldD gene encoding gliding motility lipoprotein GldD, with translation MQKYSIALIIGLLLTACGSSSSDNYVPKPKGFPRLDLPTPSYTLIDPTHPYQFEYNKIARILPDTFARAERDWIFINYPTFHASVQLTYKPIHNDVNRLRAMLEDSYKLAARHNIKAYAIEQRKLRLKSGLEASVIDLSGEVPSQVQFVTTDSTTHFLRGALYFNTATENDSLQPVIQYIRKDILHLLNTLKWKK
- a CDS encoding cytochrome c translates to MNELRFTIYWTILLALFTLSTANAQTKKPAVKPIHKPAAVAIKAPGQLIYEQNCLTCHQANGSGVPNLNPPLRGTDWVLGDKTRLINVVLKGLQGQEIEGDMYDNAMPAHDFLTDIQIADVLTYIRSNFGNRADAVTTDEVKSARGK